The Vanessa cardui chromosome 9, ilVanCard2.1, whole genome shotgun sequence genome has a window encoding:
- the LOC124532259 gene encoding uncharacterized protein LOC124532259 yields the protein MEFFMYMIIFFFLFNRTELRPIDESVTLKLPIAIESGMNIILGGMLNNEHDQISLTFSGENMSAKDEYHVKYIPEKKKFLLTNDGVETSVSLPKPKIISYPSPFVLQFNARTVLDDDTDKHVMELYYEGAGIVRGSLGEFINFHSFDLIDSITVKGFSNVHNVTFSFKREDIKIV from the exons ATGGagttttttatgtatatgataattttcttttttctttttaatcggACCGAATTGAGACCGATTGATGAAAGTGTTACTCTGAAGCTTCCCATCGCTATTGAAAGTGGAATGAACATTATACTAGGAGGAATGTTAAACAACGAACATGACCA AATAAGCTTAACATTTTCGGGGGAGAATATGAGTGCAAAAGACGAGTACCATGTTAAATATATTCCTGAGAAAAAAAAGTTTCTCCTGACCAACGACGGCGTTGAAACATCTGTTTCTTTGCCGAAACCGAAGATCATATCAT ATCCTTCGCCATTCGTTTTACAATTTAACGCCAGAACCGTGTTAGACGATGATACAGACAAACACGTCATGGAATTATATTACGAAGGAGCCGGTATCGTCCGAGGGTCTTTAGGAGAATTCATTAACTTTCATTCTTTTGATTTAATCGATTCCATTACTGTTAAAGGATTCTCGAATGTTCATAATGTTACGTTTAGCTTTAAAAGAGAAGATATAAAGATAGTTTAA